In Anopheles gambiae chromosome 2, idAnoGambNW_F1_1, whole genome shotgun sequence, a single window of DNA contains:
- the LOC1274663 gene encoding early growth response protein 1-A, which translates to MSAKALTPPQTYSRLFRPWDGKEAKLEVPSGTRSEPSPSRVSDEESDCYSDSESEQTIKSEPMDYNHSPVKLSANLGTNVAIPSDPSMLHYPSADVAAYYHYCYQQQQLQLAEHPLPTQIHAEAPRVSGPMGAFGAAGLPPMIDPLGFTYDQMEQEYMRVLSEDAKAKLLASRKQRPKKFKCPHCDVAFSNNGQLKGHIRIHTGERPFKCDEPSCSKTFTRNEELTRHKRIHTGIRPYGCQTCGKKFGRRDHLKKHSKTHLPQERYTYGLMPASAAAAAAAAMLMPMYATHVFGY; encoded by the exons ATGTCGGCCAAAGCACTAACGCCACCTCAGACGTACTCACGGCTGTTCCGTCCATGGGACGGTAAGGAGGCAAAGTTGGAAGTGCCTTCGGGAACGCGCAGCGAGCCAAGCCCAAGCCGTGTTAGTGATGAAGAGTCGGACTGTTACAGTGACAGTGAAAGTGAACAGACGATTAAATCGGAACCAATGGACTACAATCACAGTCCCGTGAAATTAAGTGCTAATCTCGGAACAAACGTTGCAATCCCGTCGGATCCCTCCATGTTGCATTATCCTTCAGCGGATGTGGCCGCGTACTACCACTACTgctatcagcagcagcagctccagcttGCCGAACATCCACTCCCGACGCAAATACACGCGGAGGCACCGCGAGTTTCGGGGCCAATGGGAGCTTTCGGAGCAGCCGGTTTACCGCCAATGATCGATCCACTCGGATTTACGTACGACCAAATGGAGCAAGAGTATATGCGTGTTCTGAGTGAGGACGCTAAGGCAAAACTGCTGGCCAGTCGCAAACAGCGGCCAAAGAAGTTTAAGTGTCCGCACTGTGATGTAGCATTTTCCAACAATGGCCAGCTCAAGGGACATATTCGAATTCATACTG GAGAGCGACCGTTCAAGTGTGATGAGCCCAGTTGCAGTAAAACCTTCACCCGGAATGAGGAGCTAACACGCCATAAACGTATTCATACCGGTATCCGACCCTACGGTTGTCAGACATGTGGGAAAAAATTTGGCCGCCGGGATCATCTCAAGAAGCATAGTAAAACTCACTTGCCTCAGGAACGGTACACGTACGGGCTAATGCCTGCGTCGGCTGCCGCGGCCGCTGCTGCGGCTATGCTAATGCCAATGTACGCGACACATGTCTTTGGGTACTAG